A region of the Candidatus Methylomirabilis oxygeniifera genome:
GGGTGGACGTCGGGTCGCTGATGTGAAGATCATTACCGACCGGGATACCGGACGAGCCCGTGGCTTTGCCTTCGTTGAGATGGAGAATCAAAGCGACGCCCAGGCTGCTATCCAGGCATTGAACGGACGACAGGTCGGGGGTCGCGCCCTGACAGTCAATGAGGCGAAAGAGCAGGCCCCTCGCCGGGGAGGCGGAGGCGGAGGCGGATTTCGCAGTGGTGGTGGTGGTGGCGGTGGTGGTGGCCGCAGGCCCCGCGGCTATTAGTTAGATAGGCAGCGCGCAATCTTCAAAGAGCAGGCCCGGGTGGATCAGGCCTGCTCGGTTTTTTCAGCACAGCTTGACTCTGATCGTCATTGGCTCGGTCCGCCTCCGAGAGGCCGATCGACCGAAG
Encoded here:
- a CDS encoding RNP-1 like RNA-binding protein (modular protein); this encodes MDDGTMATASIELPVKSRPEADERSFESMGTRVYVGNLPFDTDEAALRTLFEEGGRRVADVKIITDRDTGRARGFAFVEMENQSDAQAAIQALNGRQVGGRALTVNEAKEQAPRRGGGGGGGFRSGGGGGGGGGRRPRGY
- a CDS encoding protein of unknown function (Evidence 5 : No homology to any previously reported sequences) is translated as MRRKSRPLAGEAEAEADFAVVVVVAVVVAAGPAAIS